A genome region from Baekduia alba includes the following:
- a CDS encoding DUF2520 domain-containing protein — translation MPVDGPLPRGAAAPGAPVVVLAVPDAEIAAAAALVAPDVLVGHCSGATTLAPLTATHANAFSLHPLMTVTHAGADFTGASAAVAGSTPEARRLARDLATTLGMTPIDVPDDDRAAYHAAASIASNFLVTLEWAATRVGNLDRAALAPLVTATVSNWLADGPERALTGPIARGDEQTVARQRAAVLERTPDLAELFDALTEATRTLAAAA, via the coding sequence GTGCCCGTCGACGGGCCGCTGCCGCGTGGCGCCGCCGCCCCCGGCGCGCCCGTGGTCGTCCTCGCGGTCCCGGACGCCGAGATCGCCGCCGCGGCGGCGCTCGTCGCGCCCGACGTCCTCGTCGGCCACTGCTCCGGCGCGACCACGCTCGCGCCCCTCACGGCCACGCACGCCAACGCGTTCTCCCTGCACCCGCTCATGACCGTCACCCACGCGGGCGCGGACTTCACCGGCGCGAGCGCGGCGGTCGCGGGCAGCACGCCGGAGGCGCGCCGGCTCGCCCGCGACCTCGCGACCACCCTGGGCATGACCCCGATCGACGTCCCCGACGACGACCGCGCCGCCTACCACGCGGCCGCGTCGATCGCGTCCAACTTCCTCGTCACGCTCGAATGGGCCGCGACGCGCGTCGGCAACCTCGACCGCGCGGCGCTCGCGCCCCTGGTCACCGCGACCGTCAGCAACTGGCTCGCCGACGGCCCCGAGCGCGCGCTGACCGGCCCGATCGCCCGCGGCGACGAGCAGACCGTCGCCCGCCAGCGCGCCGCGGTGCTGGAGCGCACGCCCGACCTCGCCGAGCTCTTCGACGCGCTGACCGAGGCCACCCGGACCCTGGCGGCCGCGGCATGA
- the panC gene encoding pantoate--beta-alanine ligase, with translation MRTIRTVAELRAALAEPRRGGKTIGLVPTMGSLHDGHLALIRAARDAADHVVVSLFVNPAQFNDSADLAAYPRDEHRDAGLAHEAGADLLFAPSTDEIYPPGFTTQVRVAGPLTETLEGAHRGADHFHGVTTVVTKLLNMVGPDVALFGQKDAQQALVIQRLAADLDLPARIEVVPTVREPDGLALSSRNVRLDPQDRRRALALSAALRAAESELREHGTTDAEALSAAARAAMTPFDVEPEYLALVDPEDLRPVGSVDQDTLLAVAAHVGPVRLIDNTILTPNGGAER, from the coding sequence ATGAGAACGATCCGCACGGTCGCCGAGCTGCGCGCCGCGCTGGCCGAGCCGCGCCGCGGCGGCAAGACCATCGGCCTGGTCCCGACGATGGGCTCCCTCCACGACGGCCACCTCGCGCTCATCCGCGCCGCCCGCGACGCCGCCGACCACGTCGTCGTCTCGCTCTTCGTCAACCCCGCGCAGTTCAACGACAGCGCCGACCTCGCCGCCTACCCGCGCGACGAGCACCGCGACGCCGGCCTGGCCCACGAGGCGGGCGCCGACCTGCTCTTCGCGCCCTCGACCGACGAGATCTACCCGCCCGGCTTCACCACGCAGGTCCGCGTGGCCGGTCCGCTGACCGAGACCCTCGAGGGCGCGCACCGCGGTGCCGATCACTTCCATGGCGTGACCACCGTCGTGACCAAGCTCCTCAACATGGTCGGCCCGGACGTGGCGCTGTTCGGCCAGAAGGACGCGCAGCAGGCGCTCGTGATCCAGCGCCTCGCCGCCGATCTCGACCTGCCGGCGCGCATCGAGGTCGTCCCGACGGTCCGCGAGCCGGACGGCCTGGCGCTCTCCAGCCGCAACGTGCGCCTCGACCCCCAGGACCGCCGGCGGGCGCTCGCGCTCTCCGCCGCCCTGCGCGCGGCCGAGAGCGAGCTGCGCGAGCACGGCACCACCGACGCGGAGGCGCTCTCCGCCGCGGCCCGCGCCGCGATGACCCCCTTCGACGTCGAGCCCGAGTACCTCGCGCTCGTCGACCCCGAAGACCTGCGCCCCGTGGGCTCGGTCGACCAGGACACGCTCCTGGCGGTCGCGGCGCACGTGGGGCCGGTGCGACTCATCGACAACACGATCCTCACCCCTAACGGAGGCGCTGAGCGCTGA
- the panD gene encoding aspartate 1-decarboxylase, giving the protein MQRVMLKSKIHRATVTDSDLHYVGSITIDPELLEAANILEHEQVHVVDVDNGARFETYTIAGEPGSGAMKVNGAAARLVHRGDTIIVISYGQYDEADLELYEPRVVHVEQDTNNIIDVDAAVATLLR; this is encoded by the coding sequence ATGCAGCGCGTCATGCTGAAGTCCAAGATCCACCGTGCCACGGTCACGGACAGCGATCTTCATTACGTCGGGTCGATCACCATCGACCCGGAGCTGCTCGAGGCGGCGAACATCCTCGAGCACGAGCAGGTGCACGTCGTCGATGTCGACAACGGCGCCCGCTTCGAGACCTACACCATCGCGGGCGAGCCGGGCTCGGGCGCGATGAAGGTCAACGGCGCCGCGGCCCGCCTCGTGCACCGCGGCGACACGATCATCGTCATCTCCTACGGGCAATACGACGAGGCCGACCTGGAGCTCTACGAGCCCCGGGTCGTCCACGTCGAGCAGGACACCAACAACATCATCGACGTGGATGCGGCGGTGGCGACCCTCCTCCGCTAG
- the panB gene encoding 3-methyl-2-oxobutanoate hydroxymethyltransferase, with product MSTMRNITVPADASRLPVTLPRLAEKKRLGEPIVMVTAYDYPSALAVDKAGVDVVLVGDSGAMTVLGYPSTVAVELDELLVLAKAVRRGLSTPFLVADLPFGSYEVSDEQAVQTAFRFVKEAGADAVKLEGGGETSVARARAIVNAGIPVMGHVGLTPQTSTALGGYRAQGRTAAAAMQVAQQAVALQDAGCFSIVFEAIPSAVAEAVMPKIDCLVIGIGAGPAPDGQVLVFHDLLGIREGRGARFVQRYADILDEMVAGVGAYADDVRTRRYPGPDHGYSIPDEELAAFRQSLRDA from the coding sequence ATGTCCACCATGCGCAACATCACCGTCCCGGCCGACGCCTCGCGCCTGCCGGTGACGCTCCCGCGGCTGGCCGAGAAGAAGCGCCTCGGCGAGCCGATCGTCATGGTCACCGCCTACGACTACCCCAGCGCGCTCGCGGTGGACAAGGCGGGCGTCGACGTCGTCCTGGTCGGCGACAGCGGCGCGATGACCGTCCTCGGCTACCCGTCGACGGTCGCGGTGGAGCTCGACGAGCTCCTCGTCCTGGCCAAGGCCGTGCGCCGGGGCCTCAGCACGCCGTTCCTGGTCGCCGACCTGCCGTTCGGCTCCTACGAGGTCTCCGACGAGCAGGCCGTGCAGACCGCGTTCCGCTTCGTCAAGGAGGCGGGCGCCGACGCCGTCAAGCTCGAGGGCGGCGGCGAGACGTCGGTCGCGCGGGCGCGCGCGATCGTCAACGCCGGCATCCCGGTGATGGGCCACGTCGGCCTGACGCCGCAGACGTCGACCGCGCTCGGCGGCTACCGCGCGCAGGGCCGCACGGCGGCGGCGGCGATGCAGGTGGCGCAGCAGGCCGTTGCCCTCCAGGACGCGGGCTGCTTCAGCATCGTCTTCGAGGCGATCCCGAGCGCCGTGGCCGAGGCCGTCATGCCGAAGATCGACTGCCTGGTCATCGGCATCGGCGCGGGTCCGGCGCCGGACGGGCAGGTCCTGGTCTTCCACGACCTGCTGGGCATCCGCGAGGGCCGCGGCGCCCGCTTCGTGCAGCGCTACGCCGACATCCTGGACGAGATGGTGGCCGGCGTCGGCGCCTACGCCGACGACGTGCGCACCCGCCGCTACCCCGGCCCGGACCACGGGTACTCGATCCCGGACGAGGAGCTGGCGGCATTCCGCCAGAGCCTCCGCGACGCCTGA
- a CDS encoding DUF47 domain-containing protein, producing the protein MARLSQVFAPRDREFFDLFEEAGSNIARAADLLDQMLSSWPDRKELARDILVCEQEGDRITHDIIHRLNATFVTPIDREDILALASALDDIIDYTEEVADYMGLYRIEAPMEQAVRMSHILVQATRQVSEALPRMRGFKDLSHYTVEINRLENDGDRVVREAMASLFDHGIDPMVVIRWKDIYERLEQAIDACEHVANVLEGIVIKNS; encoded by the coding sequence GTGGCCCGTCTGTCTCAGGTCTTCGCCCCCCGCGATCGCGAGTTCTTCGACCTCTTCGAGGAGGCGGGGAGCAACATCGCGCGCGCCGCCGACCTCCTGGACCAGATGCTCAGCAGCTGGCCTGATCGCAAGGAGCTCGCCCGCGACATCCTCGTGTGCGAGCAGGAGGGCGACCGGATCACGCACGACATCATCCATCGCCTCAACGCGACGTTCGTGACGCCCATCGACCGCGAGGACATCCTCGCGCTCGCCTCCGCCCTCGACGACATCATCGACTACACCGAAGAGGTCGCCGACTACATGGGCCTCTACAGGATCGAGGCGCCGATGGAGCAGGCGGTCCGGATGTCGCACATCCTGGTCCAGGCCACGCGCCAGGTGTCCGAGGCACTGCCGCGCATGCGCGGGTTCAAGGACCTCAGCCACTACACGGTCGAGATCAACCGCCTCGAGAACGACGGCGACCGGGTGGTGCGCGAGGCGATGGCGTCGCTGTTCGACCACGGCATCGACCCCATGGTCGTGATTCGCTGGAAGGACATCTACGAGCGCCTCGAGCAGGCGATCGATGCATGCGAGCACGTGGCGAACGTGCTCGAAGGCATCGTCATCAAGAACTCGTAG
- a CDS encoding inorganic phosphate transporter, with amino-acid sequence MDSDIVLYIVVATALAFDFTNGFHDTANAIATSISTRALSPRAAVLMSAIFNFAGAFVSLAVAATVAQGIVEADAVTPTIVFGGLIGAIAWNLATWWFGLPSSSSHALIGGMIGSAFVAKGASVIEVDGVIEKVIIPALIAPTLAFAVAGASILVAYRVVGRQRPGVVNRGYRLGQLVTGSLFSLAHGTNDAQKTMGIITLALIAHGNLPANDFEVPTWVIVSSATAISLGTYFGGWRIIRTMGSRIIKMDPAQGFSAQGAGSAVVLTASHLGFPLSTTHVISGGIMGAGAAKRLSAVRWGVAGNIALAWVLTLPCSAVIGGVAYGMSQLFGDDALGVIVVTLLVAGLIAAAFGTRVRRGPAITSPAGVEA; translated from the coding sequence GTGGACAGCGACATCGTCCTGTACATCGTGGTCGCCACGGCGCTGGCGTTCGACTTCACCAACGGCTTCCACGACACCGCCAACGCGATCGCGACGAGCATCTCGACGCGGGCGCTGTCGCCGCGCGCCGCGGTGCTCATGTCGGCGATCTTCAACTTCGCGGGCGCGTTCGTCTCGCTCGCGGTCGCCGCGACCGTCGCTCAGGGCATCGTCGAGGCCGACGCGGTCACCCCCACGATCGTCTTCGGCGGGCTGATCGGCGCGATCGCCTGGAACCTCGCCACGTGGTGGTTCGGGCTGCCGTCGTCCTCGTCGCACGCGCTGATCGGCGGCATGATCGGCTCGGCGTTCGTCGCCAAGGGCGCCAGCGTCATCGAGGTCGACGGCGTGATCGAGAAGGTCATCATCCCCGCGCTCATCGCGCCGACGCTGGCGTTCGCCGTCGCGGGCGCCTCGATCCTCGTCGCCTACCGCGTCGTCGGCCGGCAGCGGCCCGGCGTGGTCAACCGCGGCTATCGCCTCGGCCAGCTCGTCACCGGCAGCCTCTTCTCGCTGGCGCACGGCACCAACGACGCGCAGAAGACCATGGGCATCATCACGCTCGCGCTGATCGCCCACGGCAACCTCCCGGCCAACGACTTCGAGGTCCCGACGTGGGTCATCGTCTCCTCGGCGACCGCGATCTCGCTCGGGACCTACTTCGGCGGCTGGCGGATCATCCGCACGATGGGCTCGCGGATCATCAAGATGGACCCGGCCCAGGGCTTCTCGGCCCAGGGCGCCGGCTCCGCGGTGGTGCTGACCGCCTCGCACCTCGGCTTCCCGCTCTCGACGACCCACGTGATCTCCGGCGGGATCATGGGCGCCGGCGCCGCCAAGCGCCTGTCCGCGGTCCGCTGGGGCGTCGCCGGCAACATCGCGCTCGCGTGGGTCCTGACGCTGCCGTGCTCGGCCGTGATCGGCGGCGTGGCCTACGGGATGAGCCAGCTGTTCGGCGACGACGCGCTCGGCGTCATCGTCGTGACGCTGCTCGTCGCCGGCCTGATCGCCGCGGCGTTCGGGACGCGCGTCCGGCGCGGCCCCGCGATCACCAGCCCGGCGGGCGTGGAGGCCTAG